A portion of the Streptomyces sp. NBC_01335 genome contains these proteins:
- a CDS encoding response regulator transcription factor, giving the protein MQQPYESSGAPAAGPSPRILVVDDDPTVAEVVAGYLGRAGHLVDRAPDGPTALLHAAAHRPDLVVLDLMLPGMDGLEVCRRLRERGPVPVIMLTARGDEGDRILGLEVGADDYVTKPFSPRELVLRVESVLRRSRPDSGARPFGADGLTVDPSARRATKDGYELALTLREFDLLAFFLRNPGRAWSREDLMREVWGWDFGDLSTVTVHVRRLRAKIEEDPAQPRLIQTVWGVGYRFEPGLRPAARERDGQSAGQARREAGSRG; this is encoded by the coding sequence ATGCAACAGCCGTACGAGTCCTCGGGCGCACCAGCAGCAGGCCCGTCCCCCCGGATCCTTGTCGTCGACGACGATCCGACCGTCGCCGAGGTCGTCGCCGGATACCTCGGCCGGGCAGGTCACCTCGTGGACCGCGCACCCGACGGGCCGACGGCGCTCCTCCACGCCGCCGCACACCGGCCGGACCTGGTCGTACTGGACCTGATGCTGCCCGGCATGGACGGTCTGGAAGTCTGCCGACGACTGCGCGAACGCGGGCCGGTCCCCGTCATCATGCTCACCGCCCGCGGCGACGAGGGCGACCGGATCCTCGGCCTGGAGGTCGGCGCCGACGACTACGTCACCAAACCCTTCAGCCCCAGGGAACTCGTTCTGCGGGTCGAGTCGGTACTGCGCCGCTCAAGGCCCGACTCGGGGGCACGTCCCTTCGGGGCGGACGGACTCACCGTGGACCCTTCAGCCCGCCGCGCCACCAAAGACGGATACGAACTCGCCCTCACACTGCGGGAATTCGACCTTCTCGCCTTCTTCCTGAGGAACCCTGGGCGCGCCTGGAGCCGAGAGGATCTGATGCGTGAGGTGTGGGGCTGGGACTTCGGGGATCTGTCGACCGTCACCGTCCACGTCCGGCGGCTGCGCGCCAAGATCGAGGAAGACCCGGCTCAACCCCGTCTGATCCAGACCGTGTGGGGCGTCGGCTATCGCTTCGAACCGGGGCTGCGCCCCGCGGCGCGGGAGCGGGACGGGCAGTCGGCCGGACAGGCGCGCCGGGAGGCGGGCAGCCGTGGGTGA
- a CDS encoding sensor histidine kinase, whose amino-acid sequence MGDILLIALYAFAGAAVTGSAGAVVLRMIRRRSLTASLAVAATVGVLAMLAGTLAVAWAMFLSPHDLTVVTTVVAMAAVVSLATALLLGRWVVARSHELADAARTFGDGPFAAPDGPATAELEAVSRELAATSARLAESRERERALEASRRELVAWISHDLRTPLAGLRAMSEALEDGVAPDPARYLAQIRTEVERLNGMVGDLFELSRIHAGTLALAPSRISLYDLVGDALAGADPLACEYGVKLVGNRVEPVPVEVDAKEMSRVLGNLLINAIRRTPADGTVAVAAERAPEGVVLSVTDGCGGIPEEDLARVFDTGWRGTDARTPPAGAGLGLAIVRGIVEAHQGRATVRNIPGGCSFEVTLPVRS is encoded by the coding sequence GTGGGTGACATCCTCCTCATCGCGCTGTACGCGTTCGCGGGTGCCGCCGTCACCGGCTCGGCGGGAGCGGTCGTCCTGCGGATGATCCGCCGCCGGTCGCTCACCGCCTCCCTCGCCGTCGCCGCGACGGTGGGGGTGCTGGCCATGCTCGCCGGAACACTGGCCGTGGCCTGGGCGATGTTCCTCTCACCCCACGACCTGACGGTCGTGACGACTGTCGTCGCCATGGCGGCCGTCGTCTCCCTGGCCACCGCCCTGCTGCTGGGACGCTGGGTCGTCGCCCGCAGCCACGAACTGGCCGATGCCGCCCGCACCTTCGGCGACGGCCCGTTCGCCGCGCCCGACGGCCCGGCCACCGCCGAGCTGGAGGCGGTCAGCCGCGAGCTCGCGGCCACCAGCGCGAGACTCGCCGAATCCCGTGAGCGTGAGCGGGCACTGGAGGCGTCCAGGCGGGAACTCGTCGCCTGGATCTCGCACGACCTGCGCACTCCGCTGGCCGGGCTGCGCGCCATGTCGGAGGCGCTGGAGGACGGCGTCGCACCGGACCCCGCCCGCTACCTCGCGCAGATCCGCACCGAGGTCGAACGGCTCAACGGCATGGTCGGAGACCTCTTCGAACTCTCCCGCATCCACGCCGGCACTCTCGCGCTGGCCCCTTCACGCATCTCCCTGTACGACCTCGTCGGCGACGCGCTGGCGGGAGCCGACCCCCTCGCCTGTGAGTACGGCGTCAAGCTGGTGGGCAACCGGGTCGAACCCGTTCCGGTCGAGGTGGACGCCAAGGAGATGAGCCGGGTGCTCGGCAATCTCCTGATCAACGCCATCCGGCGCACCCCGGCGGACGGCACCGTCGCCGTCGCTGCCGAACGGGCTCCCGAAGGCGTGGTGTTGTCGGTGACGGACGGTTGCGGCGGCATTCCCGAGGAAGACCTCGCGCGGGTCTTCGACACCGGCTGGCGAGGCACCGACGCCCGTACGCCGCCGGCCGGAGCGGGCCTGGGGCTCGCCATCGTCCGAGGGATCGTCGAGGCGCACCAGGGCCGGGCCACCGTGCGCAACATCCCCGGTGGCTGCAGCTTCGAGGTCACCCTGCCCGTACGGTCCTGA
- a CDS encoding NAD-dependent epimerase/dehydratase family protein, protein MRVLVTGGAGFIGSHVVDALRAYGHEAVVYDVRNDPGADVRDAAAVTRALDGIDAVCHQAAMVGLGNGVADAAEYVSHNDLGTAVVLSAMAAAGVDRLVLAGSMVVYGEGRYDCVRHGVVRPGPRTADDLRSGVYEPRCPSCGNQLSAGLTAEDSPLDPRNVYATTKLTQENLAAAWARSTGGSAVSLRYHNVYGPRMPRDTPYAGVASFFRSALARGEAPRVFEDGRQRRDFVHVRDVAAANVAALEAAARDGALTVYNTGSGEPHTVGEMARALAGACGGPGPVVTGEYRLGDVRHITADSSLLRTELGWKPEIGFDEGMREFTKAG, encoded by the coding sequence ATGCGTGTTCTGGTTACCGGCGGAGCCGGCTTCATCGGGTCCCATGTCGTCGATGCGTTGCGTGCGTACGGCCATGAGGCGGTGGTGTACGACGTGCGAAACGATCCGGGAGCGGACGTGCGCGATGCGGCGGCGGTCACCCGTGCCCTCGACGGGATCGACGCGGTCTGCCACCAGGCTGCCATGGTCGGGCTGGGGAACGGGGTCGCCGACGCGGCGGAGTACGTCTCCCACAACGACCTGGGTACGGCCGTCGTGCTGTCCGCGATGGCGGCGGCCGGCGTGGACCGACTCGTGCTGGCCGGGTCGATGGTGGTGTATGGAGAGGGGCGGTACGACTGCGTCCGGCACGGGGTGGTGCGGCCCGGTCCACGAACCGCCGACGACCTCCGGTCGGGCGTGTACGAGCCGAGGTGCCCATCGTGCGGGAACCAGCTGTCCGCCGGCCTCACCGCTGAGGACTCCCCTCTCGATCCGCGCAACGTGTACGCGACGACCAAGCTCACGCAGGAGAATCTGGCGGCGGCCTGGGCCCGTTCGACGGGCGGCTCGGCGGTGTCGTTGCGTTACCACAACGTGTACGGGCCCCGGATGCCCCGCGACACCCCGTACGCGGGAGTGGCCTCCTTCTTCCGGTCCGCACTGGCCCGGGGCGAAGCGCCACGGGTCTTCGAGGACGGGCGGCAGCGACGGGACTTCGTGCACGTACGGGACGTGGCTGCCGCGAACGTGGCGGCGTTGGAGGCCGCCGCGCGGGACGGAGCGCTGACGGTGTACAACACCGGCAGCGGGGAGCCGCACACCGTCGGCGAGATGGCGCGGGCCCTGGCCGGCGCCTGCGGGGGTCCCGGACCCGTCGTCACGGGCGAGTACCGTCTGGGCGACGTGCGGCACATCACGGCCGACTCCTCGCTCCTGCGGACCGAGTTGGGTTGGAAGCCGGAGATCGGCTTCGACGAGGGGATGCGGGAGTTCACGAAAGCGGGCTGA
- a CDS encoding FUSC family protein has protein sequence MADDRTTAGARGWSTRLAGWWGRAAHEDSSERHTLLLIGKSTLAATLSWLVSYNLMDATSPAFAPFSAVTIMYVTVYQSVVQSLRYVAAVAVGVAVQALLGFLAGPDLLTFVLVAVIALSISRLRVLGTQGPQVATAALFAFSTYVSTTDDSARVSRLGQIVLLVLIGCAIGTAVNVAIAPPLRYRSAEHAVRVLARTLHDLTSDMHPALRDRTLDADTTSRWRDRAARTGSLIEQARAGLDTAVESVRYNPRRLLRRHRGHLTFQAWTPGSGMALGAGQGTASRSGPAPRNGVERLWTLKSRLDHVQRCDSTTVSETVRCCELQQPGALRLDSTPSSLSVGSKCRRPPVPRPSRPE, from the coding sequence ATGGCCGATGACCGGACGACCGCGGGAGCGCGGGGCTGGTCCACCAGGTTGGCCGGCTGGTGGGGAAGGGCTGCGCACGAGGACAGTTCCGAGCGGCACACCCTGCTGCTGATCGGCAAGAGCACCCTCGCCGCCACCCTCTCCTGGCTGGTGTCCTACAACCTCATGGACGCCACGTCACCGGCGTTCGCCCCGTTCTCCGCGGTGACGATCATGTACGTCACCGTCTACCAGTCCGTCGTGCAGTCCCTGCGCTACGTCGCGGCGGTCGCGGTCGGAGTCGCGGTCCAGGCCCTGCTGGGCTTCCTCGCCGGGCCGGATCTGCTGACCTTCGTGCTGGTGGCGGTGATCGCGCTGTCCATCAGCCGCCTGCGCGTCCTCGGGACGCAGGGACCGCAGGTGGCCACCGCCGCCCTCTTCGCGTTCTCCACCTACGTCAGCACCACCGACGACTCCGCCAGAGTCAGCCGACTGGGACAGATCGTGCTCCTGGTCCTCATCGGCTGCGCCATCGGCACCGCCGTCAACGTCGCCATCGCCCCGCCACTGCGCTACCGCAGCGCCGAACACGCCGTCCGCGTCCTGGCCCGTACGCTCCACGACCTCACGTCCGACATGCACCCCGCCCTGCGCGACAGAACCCTCGACGCGGACACCACCAGCCGCTGGCGCGACCGGGCCGCCCGGACCGGCAGCCTCATCGAACAGGCCCGGGCCGGTCTCGACACCGCCGTGGAGAGCGTCCGCTACAACCCGCGCCGACTGCTGCGCCGCCACCGCGGCCACCTCACCTTCCAGGCGTGGACTCCTGGCTCCGGCATGGCTCTGGGCGCCGGCCAGGGGACTGCCTCACGATCAGGTCCTGCTCCGCGGAACGGCGTCGAGCGCCTGTGGACTTTGAAAAGCCGGCTCGACCACGTGCAGCGTTGTGACTCCACTACGGTGTCGGAAACAGTCCGCTGCTGCGAGCTTCAGCAGCCCGGCGCGCTCCGCCTGGACTCCACTCCCTCGTCACTCTCTGTTGGCTCGAAGTGCCGGAGGCCTCCGGTCCCCCGGCCATCGCGGCCGGAGTGA
- a CDS encoding catalase — MTEKKNPLKAAAEKAADALLGTEGPPGGVPGVPGSLPPSAQEPTTPREPLPPKSDQTGPETVSPTGQPTGADPARNAQSGSYLTTAQGARLYDTDHSLKAGPRGPVLLQDHHLREKITHFDHERIPERVVHARGAAAHGVFRGYGTAARLSKAAFLAKDVETPVFVRFSTVLGSRGSADTVRDTRGFATKFYTEEGVFDLVGNNIPVFFIQDAIKFPDVIHAGKPHPDREIPQAQSAHDTFWDFVTLHTEATHHTLWNMSDRGIPRSYRMMEGFGVHTFRLVDADGASTLVKFHWKPKLGVHSLVWEEAQIAAGVDPDFHRRDLADAIEAGAFPQWELGVQTFPDNEEQMFEGIDLLDPTKIVPEELAPVQPVGLMTLNANPSNYFAETEQVAFHLGNLVPGIDVTNDPLLQGRLFSYVDTQISRLGGPNFPQLPINRTHAPVNDMLRDGMHQTAVHRGVAPYRPNSLDGGCPFTAGADTGAFIEVPAPVAASTKVREAPASFDDHFGQARLFWLSMTPTEREHIVAAYTFELGKCWEEAIKARGLQVLANIDPDLCEQVGAGLGLPVPEASVPLAVVEPSLALSQLGGNWPLDGRIIGIVTDGSDDLDGVRAVRRAVLDAGMVPLVIAPRGGALGRGDEAVTVQRTFATARSIEFDAILLAGAPGPAADGYGARDAKADDAAAAVLAVDPRLLLMVGEAFRHGKALGAWGEGADALAAAGVPAGSVGVVVGEAAPEVLESIAGLLGTHRAWDRFTPAL; from the coding sequence GTGACCGAGAAGAAGAATCCCTTGAAAGCAGCGGCGGAGAAGGCGGCGGACGCCCTGTTGGGCACCGAAGGCCCGCCCGGCGGAGTGCCCGGAGTGCCGGGCTCGCTTCCGCCGTCGGCGCAGGAGCCGACCACACCACGCGAACCGCTGCCTCCGAAATCCGACCAGACGGGGCCGGAGACGGTGAGCCCCACCGGCCAGCCCACCGGTGCCGACCCGGCACGGAACGCGCAAAGCGGCTCCTACCTCACGACGGCCCAGGGCGCGCGGCTGTACGACACCGACCATTCACTCAAGGCCGGCCCACGCGGGCCCGTACTCCTGCAGGATCACCACCTGCGGGAGAAGATCACCCATTTCGACCACGAGCGCATCCCCGAGCGCGTGGTGCACGCTCGCGGCGCGGCCGCGCACGGTGTGTTCCGCGGCTACGGGACGGCCGCCCGGCTGTCGAAGGCGGCGTTCCTGGCCAAGGATGTGGAGACGCCGGTCTTCGTCCGGTTCTCCACCGTCCTCGGCTCCCGCGGCTCCGCAGACACGGTGCGTGATACCCGGGGGTTCGCCACGAAGTTCTACACCGAGGAGGGAGTCTTCGACCTCGTCGGCAACAACATCCCGGTGTTCTTCATCCAGGACGCGATCAAGTTCCCCGACGTCATCCACGCAGGAAAACCGCACCCGGACCGGGAGATCCCGCAGGCGCAGAGCGCGCACGACACCTTCTGGGACTTCGTCACCCTGCACACCGAGGCGACCCACCACACCCTGTGGAACATGTCCGACCGGGGCATCCCGCGTTCCTACCGGATGATGGAAGGTTTCGGCGTCCACACCTTCCGCCTGGTCGACGCGGACGGCGCCTCGACCCTGGTGAAGTTCCACTGGAAGCCCAAGCTCGGGGTGCACTCACTGGTCTGGGAGGAAGCGCAGATCGCGGCCGGCGTCGACCCCGACTTCCACCGCCGCGACCTCGCCGACGCCATCGAGGCCGGCGCGTTCCCGCAGTGGGAGCTCGGCGTGCAGACCTTCCCGGACAACGAGGAGCAGATGTTCGAGGGCATCGATCTGCTCGACCCGACGAAGATCGTGCCCGAGGAACTCGCCCCCGTACAGCCCGTCGGTCTGATGACGCTCAACGCGAACCCGTCGAACTACTTCGCCGAGACCGAGCAGGTCGCCTTCCATCTGGGCAATCTGGTCCCGGGCATCGACGTCACCAACGACCCGCTGCTGCAAGGGCGTCTGTTCTCCTACGTCGACACCCAGATCAGCCGACTGGGCGGCCCGAACTTCCCGCAGCTGCCGATCAACCGCACCCACGCGCCGGTCAACGACATGCTGCGCGACGGGATGCACCAGACGGCGGTCCACCGGGGCGTCGCCCCCTATCGGCCCAACTCGCTGGACGGCGGATGCCCGTTCACGGCAGGCGCGGACACCGGTGCCTTCATCGAGGTACCGGCCCCGGTGGCGGCGAGCACCAAGGTGCGCGAGGCCCCCGCCTCCTTCGACGACCACTTCGGTCAGGCCCGGCTGTTCTGGCTCAGCATGACCCCGACGGAGCGTGAACACATCGTCGCCGCCTACACCTTCGAGCTCGGCAAGTGCTGGGAGGAGGCCATCAAGGCACGAGGCCTGCAGGTCCTCGCCAACATCGACCCCGACCTCTGCGAGCAGGTCGGGGCGGGCCTGGGCCTGCCCGTTCCGGAGGCGAGTGTCCCGCTGGCCGTGGTCGAACCGAGCCTCGCGCTCTCACAGCTCGGCGGGAACTGGCCGCTCGACGGCCGGATCATCGGCATCGTCACGGACGGATCCGACGATCTCGACGGTGTACGCGCCGTACGCCGCGCGGTCCTCGACGCCGGCATGGTCCCGCTGGTCATCGCCCCGCGCGGCGGCGCGCTGGGCCGGGGCGACGAGGCCGTCACCGTGCAGCGCACCTTCGCCACGGCCCGGTCCATCGAGTTCGACGCGATCCTGCTGGCGGGGGCGCCCGGTCCGGCGGCCGACGGCTACGGAGCACGGGACGCCAAGGCGGACGACGCCGCGGCGGCCGTCCTCGCCGTCGATCCACGTCTGCTGTTGATGGTCGGCGAGGCGTTCCGCCATGGCAAGGCCCTCGGCGCCTGGGGCGAAGGAGCCGATGCTCTAGCGGCAGCGGGCGTGCCCGCAGGCTCCGTCGGCGTGGTGGTCGGCGAGGCGGCGCCGGAGGTGCTGGAGAGCATCGCCGGCCTGCTCGGCACGCACCGCGCCTGGGACCGGTTCACGCCCGCTCTCTGA
- a CDS encoding DUF2945 domain-containing protein produces the protein MPGKKDKKLSKGDDVSWKSHEQNVEGSVQRRIDRRAEAAGRTVDASEEQPQYEVRSDRTGKPAVHKPESLRKRDCGS, from the coding sequence ATGCCCGGGAAGAAGGACAAGAAGCTGTCCAAGGGCGACGACGTCAGCTGGAAGAGCCACGAACAGAACGTGGAGGGCTCGGTGCAGCGCAGAATCGACAGGCGCGCCGAAGCGGCCGGCCGGACCGTGGACGCCTCCGAGGAACAGCCTCAGTACGAGGTACGGAGCGACAGGACGGGCAAGCCGGCCGTGCACAAGCCCGAGTCGCTGCGCAAGAGGGACTGCGGCTCGTGA